The proteins below are encoded in one region of Sulfolobus islandicus Y.N.15.51:
- a CDS encoding NAD(P)/FAD-dependent oxidoreductase gives MAYNILDSNPIVFDRRRFPGKKCTGVISRKTFLELGVSRQFIDREFKSIEIKYDRGYTIYVDTDVIRLNRENLEIWLDGEVKTKRPRDAIINGNTVISGNEKYEGIVVDCSGWKGNAKWIKAIEYLTEPINEESIIVYIDSKNVGGFSWIVPLPYGTLVGAISYSDPKAFLPNINKRILDIHGGAIPRVSPVSNIKTLKFGDSTGLIKTFTGGGIFGIASLLYPLVNGIRSGKFNEYHSKYKILAKEIRRQYYITRFLESAWKLLPVLFKLYNDKTLNISEEFDLHSLLIHRFPH, from the coding sequence TTGGCATATAATATTCTGGATTCTAATCCAATAGTTTTTGATAGAAGACGTTTTCCGGGTAAGAAGTGTACTGGTGTAATAAGCCGAAAAACATTTTTAGAGCTTGGTGTTAGTAGACAATTCATAGATAGAGAATTTAAATCAATAGAAATAAAATATGATCGAGGGTATACAATTTATGTAGATACCGATGTTATCAGACTGAATAGGGAAAACTTAGAAATATGGCTTGATGGGGAAGTAAAGACAAAGAGACCAAGAGATGCAATAATTAATGGCAATACTGTAATATCAGGAAATGAAAAATATGAGGGAATAGTAGTAGATTGTAGTGGTTGGAAAGGTAATGCTAAATGGATTAAGGCAATAGAGTATTTGACGGAACCGATAAACGAGGAAAGCATTATTGTTTATATAGATTCTAAAAACGTTGGAGGGTTTAGTTGGATAGTTCCTTTACCATATGGAACCTTAGTGGGTGCGATCTCGTATAGTGATCCAAAGGCGTTTCTGCCTAATATTAATAAAAGGATTTTAGACATTCATGGGGGAGCAATTCCACGCGTCTCACCTGTATCTAACATAAAAACGTTGAAGTTTGGTGATTCGACTGGACTTATAAAAACATTTACTGGTGGGGGCATATTTGGTATCGCAAGCTTATTATATCCCTTAGTAAATGGAATTCGCAGTGGGAAATTCAATGAGTATCATTCCAAGTATAAGATTTTAGCTAAAGAGATAAGAAGACAATACTATATAACTAGATTTCTGGAATCCGCTTGGAAGCTTCTTCCAGTTCTATTTAAGTTATATAACGATAAAACGCTCAACATTTCCGAAGAGTTTGACTTACATTCACTTCTTATCCATAGATTTCCTCACTAA